Proteins co-encoded in one Conger conger chromosome 4, fConCon1.1, whole genome shotgun sequence genomic window:
- the rasl11b gene encoding ras-like protein family member 11B: MRLIQNMSTIAEYPKENNSNRVVKIAVVGGSGVGKTALVVRFLTRRFIGDYERNAATLYAREVQVDGEQVAIQVQDTPGLHVGGGLGSQDQVTRSIQWADAVVLVYSVTDRRSFDLIGRLHQQVREAHPNARVPVVLLANKAELAHLRQVDWQQGPRLAQGLGVAFQEVSASESCSEIHAAFRLLCQAPPPPAATPTNAPEKRRTSLMPRPKSPNMQDLKRRFRQALSARPRTATAV; encoded by the exons ATGCGTTTGATCCAGAACATGTCCACTATCGCGGAGTATCCAAAAGAGAACAACTCCAACAGGGTCGTTAAAATCGCGGTGGTCGGCGGCAGCGGAGTTGGGAAGACTG CGCTGGTTGTCAGATTTCTTACGAGGCGCTTCATCGGAGATTACGAGAGGAATGCAG CTACCCTGTACGCCAGAGAAGTCCAGGTGGATGGAGAGCAGGTAGCCATCCAGGTACAAGACACGCCAGGCCTTCAT GTGGGTGGCGGCCTGGGCTCGCAAGATCAGGTGACCCGCTCCATCCAATGGGCTGACGCGGTGGTGCTGGTGTATTCGGTGACGGACAGGCGGAGCTTCGATCTGATTGGCCGGCTGCACCAGCAGGTGCGAGAGGCCCACCCCAACGCCCGCGTGCCCGTGGTCCTGCTGGCCAATAAGGCGGAGCTGGCACACCTGCGGCAGGTGGACTGGCAGCAGGGCCCGCGGCTGGCACAGGGGCTGGGCGTGGCGTTCCAGGAGGTGTCAGCCAGTGAGAGCTGCAGCGAGATCCACGCGGCCTTCCGGCTGCTctgccaggccccgccccctcccgcgGCCACGCCCACCAACGCGCCAGAGAAGAGGCGGACCTCCCTCATGCCCCGCCCCAAATCACCCAACATGCAGGACCTGAAGCGCCGCTTCCGCCAGGCTCTGTCTGCTCGGCCACGCACTGCCaccgctgtgtga